One stretch of Synechococcus sp. HK05 DNA includes these proteins:
- a CDS encoding HigA family addiction module antitoxin produces MTSERVPSPGELLRAELERRGWSQAKLALLCGVSMTTINRVISNRRGITPRLDAVLHRVLGSEPGYWLACNQRYRRSLGVRSAD; encoded by the coding sequence TTGACCTCGGAACGTGTCCCCTCGCCCGGTGAGCTGCTCCGGGCTGAGCTCGAGCGCAGAGGCTGGAGTCAGGCGAAGCTCGCGCTGCTCTGCGGCGTGAGCATGACCACCATCAATCGGGTGATCAGCAACCGGCGTGGCATCACCCCCCGGCTCGATGCGGTGTTGCATCGCGTGCTGGGGAGTGAGCCGGGTTACTGGTTGGCGTGCAATCAGCGCTATCGCCGTTCACTGGGTGTGCGCAGCGCTGATTAG
- the pdxH gene encoding pyridoxamine 5'-phosphate oxidase: MSSSPADKTTDPAHLRRSYGLAGLHRRDLPSDPTELFQRWFNEALAADILEPNAMVLSCCAGDQPSSRTVLLKAFDARGLVFFTNTRSRKALEIAANARVSLLLPWYALERQLSIEGTATPISATEAFAYFRSRPRGSQIGAWVSQQSRVISSRALLDAQWQAMQERFRQGEIPLPPTWGGYRVEPTRFEFWQGRPNRLHDRFCYQRDPSCDHTSPHPNWRLERLAP, translated from the coding sequence GTGTCTTCCTCGCCCGCCGACAAGACCACCGACCCGGCCCACCTACGCAGGAGCTACGGGCTCGCGGGCCTGCACCGCCGAGATCTCCCCAGCGACCCTACGGAGCTGTTCCAGCGCTGGTTCAACGAAGCCCTGGCTGCAGACATCCTGGAGCCCAACGCCATGGTTCTGAGCTGCTGCGCTGGCGATCAGCCCAGCAGCCGCACGGTGCTACTCAAGGCGTTTGACGCCCGCGGACTGGTGTTCTTCACCAACACCCGCAGCCGCAAGGCGCTCGAGATCGCCGCCAACGCCCGGGTGAGCCTGCTGCTTCCCTGGTATGCCCTCGAACGCCAACTGAGCATCGAAGGAACAGCCACACCGATCAGCGCCACCGAGGCCTTCGCCTACTTCCGCTCAAGGCCGCGGGGCTCCCAGATCGGAGCCTGGGTGTCGCAACAGAGCAGGGTGATCAGCTCCCGCGCCCTGCTGGATGCGCAGTGGCAGGCCATGCAGGAGCGCTTCCGCCAGGGAGAGATCCCCCTGCCGCCGACCTGGGGCGGCTATCGGGTGGAGCCCACACGCTTTGAGTTCTGGCAGGGACGGCCCAACCGCCTGCACGATCGCTTCTGTTATCAACGCGATCCCAGCTGCGACCACACCAGCCCGCATCCCAACTGGCGGCTCGAGCGACTCGCACCCTAA
- a CDS encoding helix-turn-helix transcriptional regulator — protein MPSPQLLEEYSQFFRILSEPARLQLLCYLKQGPIDVASLIEATGFSQSHISRQLGQLQRAGLVRCERDGARTIWQAEGDLVDELCALVQGRLKQRLEAQLQQFKAA, from the coding sequence ATGCCGTCTCCTCAGCTGCTTGAGGAGTACAGCCAGTTCTTCCGGATCCTGAGCGAGCCGGCCAGGTTGCAGCTGCTCTGCTATCTCAAGCAGGGGCCGATCGATGTGGCCTCCCTGATCGAGGCCACCGGCTTTTCTCAGTCGCACATCAGCCGGCAGCTGGGTCAGTTGCAACGGGCTGGCTTGGTGCGTTGCGAGCGCGATGGGGCCCGCACGATTTGGCAGGCGGAGGGCGATCTCGTGGATGAGCTGTGTGCGCTGGTGCAAGGGCGCCTGAAGCAGCGGCTGGAAGCGCAGCTGCAGCAGTTCAAGGCGGCCTGA
- a CDS encoding bifunctional 2-polyprenyl-6-hydroxyphenol methylase/3-demethylubiquinol 3-O-methyltransferase UbiG gives MDPRRFWDSRYAEADWAYGCEPNDFLREQAQQLQAGEALCLAEGQGRNAVYLASLGHRVTAQDLSPVGLERAEQLAHQRGVTIECLCCDLNDLQLEAESTDLVVAIWMHLPADVHAKALRALRPGGHLILEAYTPRQLPLGTGGPPTAELLIEPDQVRTEWQGLDWLVLREQERWIEEGPYHRGQSAVVQAVGRKPRRS, from the coding sequence ATGGATCCACGCCGGTTCTGGGACAGCCGCTACGCCGAAGCGGACTGGGCCTATGGCTGCGAGCCCAACGACTTCCTCCGCGAGCAGGCACAGCAGCTGCAGGCCGGCGAGGCCCTTTGCCTGGCGGAGGGCCAGGGCCGCAATGCCGTGTATCTGGCAAGCCTCGGGCACCGCGTCACCGCGCAAGATCTCAGCCCAGTGGGCCTGGAGCGGGCCGAACAACTGGCGCATCAGCGCGGCGTCACGATCGAATGCCTCTGCTGCGACCTCAACGACCTCCAGCTCGAAGCCGAAAGCACCGACCTGGTGGTGGCGATCTGGATGCACCTGCCTGCCGACGTGCACGCCAAGGCGCTGCGCGCCCTACGCCCCGGCGGACACCTAATCCTGGAGGCCTACACCCCACGCCAGTTACCCCTCGGCACCGGCGGCCCACCAACCGCGGAGCTGCTGATCGAACCCGATCAAGTGCGCACTGAATGGCAGGGCCTCGACTGGCTGGTGCTGCGGGAACAGGAACGCTGGATCGAAGAGGGGCCCTATCACCGCGGCCAAAGCGCCGTGGTGCAGGCGGTTGGCCGCAAGCCACGGCGCAGCTGA
- a CDS encoding rhodanese-like domain-containing protein, which produces MSATTAAAPLVSLAAAAGGSTLLFRQLFDAATGTFTYLLADVPSRQGVLIDSVFEQHSRDLSLIHELGIELVASIDTHAHADHVTGSWLMHEATGCAIGLAAAARAENVTQPLHHGDRVSFGNRYVEVRSTPGHTDGCISFVLDDQSMAFTGDALLVRGCGRCDFQQGNAHTLWTSITEQIFSLPDACLLYPGHDYTGRGVSSVVEEKAFNARLGGAATERDFVGHMQHMKLPHPHKIAEALPGNMRSGKPRQAEARSAWAPVQRSYAGLPELAPAWVAAHLPELTILDVRSPEELQGPDGHISGSLNIPLPELEQRRQEIPAGKPVVVVCHSGSRSALATQQLLKEGITTIANLRGGLSRWSDEGYPLAGAAAL; this is translated from the coding sequence ATGTCTGCAACCACCGCTGCCGCCCCGCTCGTCTCTCTCGCCGCGGCGGCTGGCGGCAGCACCCTGCTGTTCCGCCAGCTGTTTGATGCCGCCACCGGCACCTTCACCTATCTCCTGGCCGACGTGCCCAGCCGCCAAGGCGTGCTGATCGACTCAGTGTTCGAGCAGCACAGCCGCGATCTCTCCCTGATCCATGAACTGGGCATCGAGCTGGTGGCCTCGATCGACACCCACGCCCACGCTGACCATGTGACCGGCAGCTGGTTAATGCATGAAGCCACCGGCTGTGCGATCGGCCTGGCCGCCGCCGCCCGCGCCGAAAACGTGACGCAGCCCCTCCATCACGGTGACCGGGTGAGCTTCGGCAACCGCTACGTGGAGGTACGCAGCACCCCCGGCCACACCGATGGCTGCATCAGCTTCGTGCTCGACGACCAGTCGATGGCCTTCACCGGCGATGCCCTCTTGGTGCGGGGCTGCGGCCGCTGCGACTTCCAGCAGGGCAATGCCCACACCCTCTGGACCTCGATCACCGAGCAGATCTTCTCGCTGCCCGATGCCTGCCTGCTCTACCCCGGGCACGACTACACCGGCCGCGGCGTGTCGTCGGTGGTGGAGGAAAAGGCCTTCAATGCCCGCCTCGGCGGTGCCGCCACCGAACGCGACTTCGTGGGCCACATGCAGCACATGAAGCTCCCCCACCCCCACAAGATCGCTGAGGCCCTGCCGGGCAACATGCGCTCCGGCAAACCCCGGCAGGCCGAAGCCCGCAGCGCCTGGGCTCCGGTGCAGCGCAGCTATGCCGGCCTGCCCGAACTGGCACCGGCCTGGGTGGCGGCCCACCTGCCGGAGCTCACGATCCTGGATGTGCGCTCACCCGAAGAGCTGCAGGGCCCGGATGGCCACATCAGCGGCAGCCTCAACATCCCACTGCCGGAGCTGGAGCAGCGCCGCCAGGAGATTCCTGCCGGCAAGCCGGTGGTGGTGGTGTGCCATTCCGGCAGCCGCTCAGCCCTCGCCACCCAGCAACTGCTCAAGGAGGGCATCACCACCATCGCCAATCTGCGCGGCGGCCTGAGCCGTTGGAGCGATGAGGGCTATCCGCTGGCTGGTGCCGCCGCCCTCTGA
- a CDS encoding rhodanese-like domain-containing protein translates to MSTSISAQNLADQLASKQITVIDVREPMEYASGHIAGSLNVPLGRLHQADLPQGPLVLVCQSGNRSAQGLNRLLDRGHPHSVVDLAGGIPNWQQAGYPVRKLKNAPLPLMRQVQIAAGSLILLGLILSNTVAPGWIALTWFVGAGLTFAGVSGFCGMARLLAVMPWNKVSI, encoded by the coding sequence ATGAGCACCAGCATTTCCGCCCAAAACCTCGCCGATCAACTGGCCAGCAAGCAGATCACCGTGATCGATGTGCGCGAGCCGATGGAATACGCCAGCGGCCACATCGCCGGCAGCCTCAACGTGCCCCTCGGCCGCCTGCATCAGGCCGACCTGCCCCAGGGCCCCCTGGTGCTGGTGTGCCAGAGCGGCAACCGCAGCGCCCAGGGCCTCAACCGCCTGCTCGACCGCGGCCATCCCCATTCCGTTGTGGATCTCGCTGGTGGTATCCCCAACTGGCAGCAGGCCGGCTACCCGGTGCGCAAGCTCAAGAACGCTCCGTTGCCGCTGATGCGTCAGGTGCAGATCGCCGCTGGATCCCTGATCCTGCTGGGGCTGATTCTCAGCAACACCGTGGCCCCCGGCTGGATCGCCCTCACCTGGTTTGTGGGCGCGGGCCTCACCTTCGCCGGGGTGAGTGGCTTCTGCGGCATGGCCCGGCTGCTCGCCGTGATGCCCTGGAACAAGGTGTCGATCTGA
- a CDS encoding sulfite exporter TauE/SafE family protein — translation MALSALLLLGLGGGLIGFLLSVLGAGGSILLLPLLVSGAALPTREAVPLSLLVVMLLALANLGPYVRRGQFALKPALILGVPALAGSWLGGSWVKAGLIPEPVQLGVFSAAALVASWLLTRGSSGSTGARPRPALLAIQGILVGLLTGIAGVGGGFAIVPALVLLAGLPMQLASGTSLLLIAVNALVALGALGHWPAQSLPLMLPLLAGGALGAVVGQRLAPHLSDRHLRQGFSILLIGSALLSGVEAWKRQPEALRDEQARRQAPALLSSSHSHQI, via the coding sequence ATGGCCCTCAGCGCTCTGCTGCTGCTCGGCCTTGGCGGAGGCCTGATCGGCTTTCTGCTCTCCGTGCTCGGGGCCGGCGGCTCGATCCTGCTGTTGCCACTCCTGGTGAGCGGCGCCGCCCTGCCCACCCGGGAAGCCGTTCCCCTCTCGCTGCTGGTGGTGATGCTGCTGGCCCTGGCCAACCTGGGGCCCTATGTGCGCCGCGGCCAGTTCGCCCTCAAGCCGGCCTTGATCCTGGGGGTTCCGGCACTGGCGGGCAGCTGGCTGGGGGGCAGCTGGGTGAAGGCCGGGCTGATTCCTGAGCCGGTGCAGCTGGGGGTGTTCAGCGCGGCGGCGCTGGTGGCCTCCTGGCTGCTCACCCGCGGCTCCAGTGGCAGCACCGGCGCACGGCCTCGCCCAGCGCTGCTAGCCATTCAGGGGATTCTGGTGGGGCTGCTCACCGGCATTGCCGGTGTGGGCGGCGGCTTTGCAATCGTGCCCGCCCTGGTGCTGCTGGCGGGGCTGCCGATGCAACTGGCCAGCGGCACCAGCCTGCTGCTGATCGCCGTGAATGCCCTGGTGGCCCTCGGTGCCCTCGGCCACTGGCCAGCCCAGAGCCTGCCGTTGATGCTGCCCCTGCTCGCCGGCGGCGCCCTGGGTGCTGTGGTGGGGCAACGGCTGGCGCCCCATCTCAGCGATCGCCACCTGCGCCAGGGCTTTTCGATCCTGCTGATCGGCTCGGCGCTCCTGAGCGGTGTGGAGGCCTGGAAACGTCAGCCGGAAGCGCTGCGCGATGAACAGGCGCGCAGGCAGGCCCCGGCGCTGCTGAGCAGCTCCCATTCACACCAGATCTGA
- a CDS encoding Crp/Fnr family transcriptional regulator, giving the protein MSFRFLPDTPVNAVRMPVGQTVLLDPSLRPEGSCIEVLEGMARVYCPCEETEGMTLAFLQPGDQLRTDRLCSEGVCVEALTPLLFSTEAEPALSSGFDPVNEWTLQLLRIRHLGNAEQRLHALLSLLVRRMGRRCGDWCDLPFRLTHDRIGELIGATRVTTTRMISKIRQAQLIEVPAGESCLRLAPALVESAPLAAA; this is encoded by the coding sequence ATGAGTTTCCGTTTTCTCCCCGATACCCCTGTCAACGCCGTGCGGATGCCGGTGGGGCAGACCGTTTTGCTCGATCCCAGCCTGCGCCCTGAGGGCAGCTGTATCGAGGTGCTCGAGGGGATGGCTCGGGTGTATTGCCCTTGCGAGGAAACCGAGGGCATGACCCTTGCCTTCCTGCAGCCCGGCGATCAGCTGCGCACCGATCGCCTCTGCAGCGAAGGCGTGTGCGTGGAGGCCCTCACGCCTCTGCTTTTCAGCACCGAGGCCGAACCGGCCCTGAGCAGTGGCTTTGATCCCGTGAATGAATGGACGCTGCAGCTGCTGCGCATTCGCCATTTGGGTAATGCTGAGCAGCGTCTGCACGCGCTGTTGAGCCTGCTGGTGCGGCGCATGGGGCGCCGCTGCGGCGATTGGTGCGATCTGCCGTTCCGCCTCACCCACGATCGCATCGGCGAGTTGATCGGTGCCACCCGGGTCACCACCACCCGGATGATCTCCAAGATTCGTCAGGCTCAGTTGATTGAGGTTCCTGCCGGCGAGAGCTGCCTGCGCCTGGCTCCGGCCCTGGTGGAATCGGCTCCGCTGGCGGCGGCCTAG
- a CDS encoding extracellular solute-binding protein, with protein sequence MHSPLNIPSLRSLTRPERLGALALLGVTAAGAVITAIGVELAKAQSQEIGVYSGRHYNTDKALYQQFTARTGIKVKLLEAKDDALIERVRAEGQNSPADVLVLVDAARLDKATDLGLFRPIRSTTLQRDVPVNLRDSKGRWFGLTRRVRVAAVNPKLVNPASIRTYADLANPALKGKLCLRDSKSVYNQSLVADQMILRGDSAAAKWVKGMTSNVTKPYFTSDTPLIRAIGNGQCGVGLVNTYYVARMLSGEGGAADKALASRLKVVFPDPAHVNISGAGVVKTSKNPAAAQKLIEFLASPSGGRGYAEANNEYPLKGYGNNAILKRFGTFKGDGVSAEQMGAKNKAAVQLMARNGWR encoded by the coding sequence ATGCATTCCCCCTTGAACATCCCTTCGCTTCGATCGTTAACGCGGCCCGAGCGCCTGGGTGCCCTGGCGTTGCTCGGTGTGACCGCTGCCGGTGCCGTCATCACGGCCATCGGCGTGGAACTGGCCAAGGCCCAGAGCCAGGAGATCGGTGTGTATTCCGGCCGTCACTACAACACCGATAAGGCGCTTTATCAGCAATTCACCGCGCGCACGGGCATCAAAGTGAAGCTGCTGGAGGCCAAGGACGACGCCCTGATTGAGCGCGTGCGCGCTGAAGGTCAGAACAGCCCGGCCGATGTGTTGGTGCTGGTGGATGCGGCCCGTCTCGATAAGGCCACCGATCTGGGACTTTTCCGGCCGATCCGGTCCACCACGTTGCAGCGGGATGTGCCGGTGAACCTGCGCGATAGCAAAGGGCGCTGGTTTGGTCTCACGCGCCGCGTGCGTGTGGCCGCTGTGAATCCCAAGCTGGTGAATCCAGCCTCGATTCGCACCTACGCGGATCTGGCCAATCCCGCCCTCAAGGGCAAGCTTTGCCTGCGCGATAGCAAGAGCGTTTACAACCAGTCGTTGGTGGCGGATCAAATGATCCTGCGCGGCGACTCCGCAGCCGCCAAGTGGGTGAAGGGGATGACCAGCAATGTGACCAAGCCCTACTTCACCTCCGATACCCCGTTGATTCGCGCCATTGGCAACGGCCAGTGCGGCGTTGGCCTGGTGAACACCTACTACGTGGCGCGGATGCTCTCGGGCGAGGGCGGTGCCGCCGACAAAGCCCTCGCCAGCCGGCTCAAGGTGGTGTTCCCCGATCCCGCCCACGTGAACATCAGTGGGGCCGGGGTGGTGAAAACCTCCAAAAACCCAGCCGCAGCGCAGAAGCTGATTGAGTTTCTGGCCTCCCCCAGCGGCGGCCGTGGCTACGCCGAGGCCAACAACGAATATCCGTTGAAGGGCTACGGCAACAACGCGATCCTCAAGCGCTTTGGCACCTTCAAAGGGGATGGCGTTTCGGCCGAACAGATGGGTGCCAAAAACAAAGCTGCCGTGCAGCTGATGGCACGCAACGGCTGGCGCTAA
- a CDS encoding iron ABC transporter permease: protein MVPLTAQASSPAPQQGPQRRWLAASVLLLSTLALAPVVGLGWFAFGGGSGEAARFDLGIGGTEQMLNTLLLVVLVGLLTAVLGTATGWLTARCAFPGRRWLRIAQLLPLATPSYLLAATWIDLGSRYGLRVHGVVPTLVVMVLSTYSYVFLLSTESFSVSGRRQLEACRSLGVGPWGSFRRVALPMALPAIGAGVALGGMEVVNELGAVQLLGVPTLSTGILMRWQQDGDPQGAVALALMALVLVALLVGAERSLRQRSRCWNLGNDGDADPQWHLKGQRRWLSQLVCGVPPLITLGLPLIWAGLSADQIRGEDSSELLALGSRSFGLALLAAALTLAGGLLLAIAKRWIPNAVLQRLTFVSGLGYAIPGTVLALALMLLGGPLALAPLLLLVWGYGDRFLAVSKGGLDAALERIPPSVDEAATSLGNSWLGVLRRVHLPLLRGPLLVGGLLVFVDTVKELPLTFALRPFDFDTLAVRVYQYASDERVGAALVPALLILALGIVAAMALIPSLERLERR from the coding sequence ATGGTTCCCCTTACCGCCCAGGCATCGTCCCCAGCTCCGCAGCAGGGTCCGCAGCGCCGCTGGCTGGCGGCGAGTGTGCTGCTGCTCTCCACTCTCGCCCTCGCGCCGGTGGTGGGGCTGGGCTGGTTTGCCTTCGGCGGGGGATCGGGTGAGGCCGCTCGCTTTGACCTCGGCATCGGCGGCACGGAGCAGATGCTCAACACGCTGCTGCTCGTTGTTTTGGTGGGATTGCTCACCGCCGTGCTGGGCACAGCCACCGGCTGGCTCACAGCCCGATGCGCCTTCCCCGGGCGGCGCTGGCTGCGCATTGCGCAACTGCTCCCCCTCGCCACGCCGAGCTATCTGCTGGCTGCCACCTGGATTGATCTCGGCAGTCGCTACGGGCTGCGGGTGCATGGCGTTGTGCCCACCTTGGTGGTGATGGTGCTGAGCACCTACAGCTACGTCTTTCTGCTATCCACGGAGAGTTTTTCCGTGAGCGGCCGCCGTCAGCTGGAGGCCTGCCGCAGCCTTGGCGTCGGCCCCTGGGGCAGCTTCCGGCGTGTCGCCCTGCCGATGGCTCTGCCCGCCATCGGCGCCGGCGTGGCCCTCGGGGGGATGGAGGTGGTGAATGAACTGGGAGCCGTGCAGCTCCTCGGGGTGCCAACCCTCTCCACCGGCATCCTGATGCGCTGGCAACAAGACGGGGATCCCCAAGGGGCCGTAGCCCTTGCCTTGATGGCCCTCGTGCTCGTGGCGCTGCTGGTGGGCGCAGAACGCAGCCTGCGCCAGCGCAGCCGTTGCTGGAACCTGGGCAACGATGGCGATGCCGATCCCCAATGGCATCTGAAGGGTCAACGCCGTTGGCTGAGCCAGCTGGTGTGTGGGGTACCGCCGCTGATCACGCTCGGCCTTCCCCTGATCTGGGCGGGGCTCAGTGCGGATCAAATTCGAGGGGAAGACAGCAGTGAACTGCTCGCCCTCGGGAGCCGCAGCTTTGGGCTGGCTCTGTTGGCGGCCGCCCTCACCCTGGCGGGTGGATTGCTGCTGGCGATCGCCAAGCGCTGGATTCCCAATGCCGTTCTTCAGCGGCTCACCTTTGTCTCTGGGCTCGGCTATGCCATCCCCGGCACCGTGCTGGCCCTGGCCTTGATGCTGCTGGGTGGGCCACTGGCGCTGGCGCCCTTACTCCTGTTGGTGTGGGGGTATGGCGATCGCTTTCTGGCGGTGTCGAAGGGAGGGCTTGATGCCGCCCTCGAGCGCATTCCCCCCAGCGTGGACGAAGCGGCTACCTCGCTTGGCAACAGCTGGCTGGGGGTGTTGCGGCGGGTGCATCTCCCCCTGCTGCGCGGCCCGCTGCTGGTGGGGGGGCTGCTGGTGTTTGTGGACACAGTGAAAGAGCTGCCGCTCACCTTCGCCCTGCGCCCCTTCGACTTCGACACCCTGGCGGTGCGGGTCTACCAGTACGCCAGCGATGAGCGGGTGGGCGCAGCCTTGGTGCCAGCACTTCTGATTCTGGCCCTCGGCATCGTGGCCGCCATGGCATTGATCCCCAGCCTGGAGCGCCTCGAGCGGCGCTAA
- a CDS encoding esterase: MPNQPVLILGGFLITEEAYQPMCSWLQQHTQQEVELVKATRFDWLLTSWAWGWRRLLDRVAERAEALAARSPTGRVTLIGHSSGGVMLRLFLANDPFAGRTYNGTRWADRLYTLGSPHTAVRATPLRAMVDRRYPGARFADRVHYIAVAGALAPGEGSGLSARMGPRSYQAIAGRIDLEGDGLVPVQSALLDSAEAITLQGVAHGGAFGPCWYGTPAVVEQWWRG; encoded by the coding sequence GTGCCCAATCAACCTGTGCTGATCCTGGGTGGATTTCTGATCACCGAGGAGGCTTACCAGCCGATGTGCAGCTGGTTGCAGCAGCACACGCAGCAGGAGGTTGAGCTGGTGAAGGCCACCCGTTTCGATTGGTTGCTCACGTCGTGGGCCTGGGGCTGGCGGCGGTTGTTGGATCGCGTGGCGGAGCGAGCCGAGGCCCTGGCGGCCCGCTCACCCACGGGCCGCGTCACCTTGATCGGCCATAGCTCCGGTGGGGTGATGCTGCGCTTGTTTCTCGCGAATGATCCCTTCGCGGGCCGTACCTACAACGGCACGCGCTGGGCCGATCGGCTCTACACCCTGGGCAGCCCGCACACCGCGGTTCGCGCCACACCGCTTCGGGCCATGGTGGATCGCCGCTATCCCGGCGCCCGCTTTGCCGATCGCGTGCACTACATCGCTGTGGCCGGAGCCCTGGCACCTGGAGAGGGCTCTGGCTTGAGCGCGCGGATGGGGCCGCGTTCGTATCAGGCGATCGCCGGTCGCATCGATCTCGAGGGCGATGGATTGGTGCCGGTGCAGTCGGCGTTGCTGGATAGCGCTGAGGCCATCACCCTGCAGGGGGTGGCCCATGGCGGCGCCTTTGGGCCGTGCTGGTATGGCACTCCGGCGGTGGTGGAGCAGTGGTGGCGGGGCTGA